The following DNA comes from Peribacillus sp. FSL E2-0218.
TGCTTGGCGATCAAATGAAGCTCCTGGCGCTTATTGCAGTTGCTGATGAAATAAGGGAAAGCAGCAAAGAAGCGATTCGCAAACTGCATGCACTCGGTATCGAAAAAACGATCATGCTGACGGGCGACAATAGCGGTACGGCAAAGGCGATCGGAGCGGCGGCGGGCGTGGATGAAATTGAGGCGGAGCTATTGCCCGAGAGTAAATTGACGATCATCAAGCAATGGAAGCAAAAATATGGGCGAGTGGCCATGGTGGGCGATGGTGTCAACGATGCTCCGGCATTGGCAGCTTCGACTGTGGGGATTGCGATGGGAGGCGCGGGCACTGATACTGCGCTTGAAACAGCCGATATTGCCTTGATGGGTGATGATTTATCGAGACTTCCATATACGATCCGCTTAAGCCGCAAAACATTGAAAATCATTAAGCAGAACATCACGTTTTCCTTGGTGATCAAAATCGTGGCCTTATTATTGATCGCTCCCGGCTGGTTAACCTTATGGATGGCGGTTTTTGCCGATATGGGTGCGACCTTATTAGTAACGTTGAACAGTCTTAGATTATTAAGAATAAAAGAATAGTAGTTTAAAATATGTTCCCCGTTGCTTATTTTAGGTGCGGGGAGTTTTTTTATTCGATCTTTCCGATTGTTTCATGTGAAACTTTAAAATGATGCATCCATTTCCCTTTTCAAAACGTACATAGATTAGAGCATAGAAATTGTTATGGATGATCCAAATATTGCTATAATAAGTAATTATGGTAGGAAGGGGACTTCAATGAACGATATAGATGTAGAGCTATACGAGAAAGTTCATCTGGGGGATAAGCAGGCCCTCGAAAAAATATATGATCGCTACGAAAAGATCCTATACTCCCTGTCCTATAAAGTTACTGGGCAGAAGGAATTGGCCGAGGAAGCGGTACAGGAAGTGTTTATAAAAATCTGGACGAAAAAGGGTACGTATCATGCATCCAAAGGGAAGTTCTCCAGCTGGATCATGACGATGACCCGGAATGCAAGTATAGATCTGTTAAGAAAAAGAAGAGATATACCCTCCGACTTTGAATATGAACAGATTCCGAGTGAGAATCCCAGCGTAGAAAATCTCATCGAGTGGAAGGAAGAAGGCGCCATGCTGAGGCAGGCCGTTTCGGAATTAAGTGAGGAACAACGAAAAATGATTCACCTATTTTATTTTAAAGGCCTGTCACAGCAAAGCATAGCCTCGGAGTTTGAAATTCCGCTCGGGACCGTTAAAGGGAGAGTCAGATTGGCGCTTAAGCACTTACGAAAGATTATCCCGCAAAAGTTAAGCAAAGGGGGAGAGCTTGATGAATAATAATCCATGTGAATGGCTGTTAGATTACTTCAATGGACAATTGGATGAAGTCCCTCGGAGGAAGTTTGAAAACCATCTTGCGCAATGCCAGAATTGCCGTGAGGAATTAGATGAACTAACGATGCTAACGAAGGACTTGGCATTTATAGCTGAACCGGTTGATCCGCCAAGTGAAATGAAACAGCGGATTTTGGGAAATGTGTTTGAAACGGAGAAAGAAGAGCAACAGCCTGCATTACAGCAAACGGCTGAAAAAAGAAGAGGAAATGGATGGATGAAGCCATTGTTGGCGGCCGTCTTATTCGCTTCATTGCTTGGAAATGCCTATACCTTGCTTTCTAAGGATGAAGCGGATAACAATGCAGGGGAAAAACGGGAAACCATCGATAAGCTTCAGACGAGTGTGGCCCTGAAACCGGGTGAAGGCGCTCCTTTCAATGGCAGGGCGACGATGGTAGAGAAAAATGATAAAACGGAAATGATCATTCAAGCGGAAAATCTTGAACCGCCAGAAGGCTCACAGGTATATCAGGTTTGGCTCCTGGAGAAGGGTAAGCCTTACAGAGCCGGGACATTCGTGCCGAATGACGATGGCCTGGGCGTAGTGACGTATCACCTGGATCAAGCTGGTGAGCATGAGTGGGATACCGTAGCAATCACGCTTGAGCCCTCGGATGATAGCAAAATTCCTAAAGGGGATATTATCTTGAGCAGTGAATTATAGCAATTGGGCAGGGATATAAGCTCCCGTCCGAGGTTTGTAGCCAAACAGGCTTCGGAACGGTTTCCTTCCCGAAGCCTGTTTGTTTTTTACGATCCTGAAGAGGATGAAATTCGCGAGTAAAAACGCACGATTTCAAGGTCATGATCCGAATTCGCGAGTGAACGCTCCAAATTCAAGGATTAACATCCAAATGGTCGGGAGCCTGTCCTTTTTTGGCTGAATGTCCTTTCGGGCATAAGGGATTCTAATAAGGAAGCAGCAGGCATTGGAATGGTTAATGTGCTACAATGTGGCAGACATTTAGTGAGGCATGCATATGTTCCTTAAGGTGCAATGGTTCAAGGAATAGGCATGCACAGAAGGGATTTGAAGGGATGGAAATGGAACAGAGGGCAATCCTTGTTGGCGTCAATCTCAATGGCCAGGGGGATTTTGAGTATTCAATGGAGGAACTGGCCAACCTGACGGAGGCTTGTGATGTGGAAGTTGTCGGGACCATCACCCAAAATTTGCATCGGGTGAATTCATCGCATTTCATCGGGACGGGTAAGATCGAGGAAGTGAAGAGGCTCGTTGAATATAAAGAAGCGAACGTCGTGATCTTTAATGATCAGCTGTCTCCTTCGCAACTGCGGAATTTGGAAAGGGATATGGATTGCAAGGTGATCGATCGGACGATTTTAATTCTGGACATCTTTGCGCATCGGGCGAAAACGAAGGAAGCTCAGCTCCAGGTAGAGGTGGCGAAGCTTCAGTATATGCTCCCGCGTCTCGTTGGCTTAAGGGAGTCATTGGGACGTCAGAGCGGCGGGGTGGGCACAAACAAAGGAGCCGGGGAAAAGCAATTAGAGCTTGACCGCAGGAGAATCGAGGAAAATATTAGCGTTTTGAATAAAGAACTCGAACTCCTTGTGGCACACCGGCAAACGCAGAGGAAGCAGCGCAAAAAGAATGCCATCCCTGTCGTTTCATTGGTCGGATATACGAATGCAGGGAAGTCTTCAATCATGAATGCTTTAATCGAAATGTCCCATCCGAATGCGGAGAAGCAGGTTTTGGAAAAAGATATGCTGTTCGCTACGCTTGAGACATCGGTGCGAAACATTCCGTTACCGGATAAGAAGGAATTCCTGCTGACCGATACCGTGGGCTTTGTTTCAAGATTGCCCCACCACCTTGTGAGGGCATTTCGGTCAACATTGGAAGAGGTGGTGGAAGCGGACCTATTGATTCATGTTGTCGATTTTTCCAATCCGGATCATGAGCAACAAATGGATATTACGGAACAGACATTAAATGAGATTGGCATTAAAGGGATACCGACGATTTTCGCCTATAATAAAGCTGATCTTACCGATTTGGAGATTCCCCGGGTGAATCGCAATTCTGTTTATATGTCAGCGAAAACGAAAGCAGGTCTCGAGGAATTGATTGAACAAATTCGCGAGCAAATTTTTACGGACTATATTCGCTGTGAGATGTTGATTCCCTTTGATCAAGGGCAGCTCGTATCTTTCTTCAATGAAAATGGTCATATAACGGATACCGAATATGAGGAGAGCGGATATCGAATTAAGCTTGAGTGCAAGAAAGCGGATTATGAGAAATATATTCGTTACATCATTAAGTCCGAATGAAGGGGCTGTTGATAAGTTGTTTGTTGTTTGTTGATAAGTGGAAAAACAAAAATGGTTTTGTGGATAACTCTGGTGAAAATGCTTTTGTTCCGCTAAGGAACTGAGATTAGAATGATCAGATTTGTGCATAAGTTGTGGATAAAATAAAAAAGCCCGAAAAAACCCTGAATAAAGTTTTGGGGCTTTTTTTATGTGGACAAAATGTTGATAAGTCCGTTGCATGAATATTCATCCGGATAGGTGAAGATTTATGAGGTTGATTGTAGAAAAATGACGATGTTTAGCGTTTGTTGTTAGGAAATATAACATGGATATTACATTTTGCACAACCTCCGACTGGTAATACTTTACACTTTGTATAATGTATCTGGCGTTTTACCGTTATAAAATAAAGAATACTCAATTATCAGGTTCAGGATCTGTTTTTGAGTTTTTTTAGTTAGGGGGGGCTGTTAAAAGCCGGAGGAAACAGGGACCGCGGCTTGGCCAATTTAGAGAATGATAGATATGAATAGACGGATTGAAGGACTGAAGGCTGAAACATGCGCTGCGCAGAATCCACACATGTAAACCAAGAAAATATGAAGTAGAGAAATGCATGCAATTCCTCCCTTTTTTATTTTTACAAATAAATGTTTGGAAGGAGAATAGTGGATGAATATGACAAGTCCGTTAAAAGATCAACTTGAGATGAACTTTCAGGAAGCGGAGAGGGGGTTGTCCCGCCGTGAAGCCCTGGAAGAAGCGAATCGATGTTTATACTGCTATGATGCCCCATGCATTCAGGCCTGTCCGACAGGGATAGACATTCCAACCTTCATTAAGAAAATTGCGTCAGGCAATTATAAAGGGTCGGCAAAGACAATCATGACAGCCAATCCCGTCGGTGCCAGCTGCGCCCGGGTATGTCCGACCGAAGAGTTATGTGAGGGCGCATGTGTCCTCAACCATTCGACCAAGCCAATCATGATTGGCAATCTCCAGCGTTATTCCACAGATTGGGCCATCCAAAATAAACAAGCCCTGTTCAAGGCCGGGAAAAAGAATGGCAAAAAAATTGCCATTGTAGGAAGCGGTCCGGCAGGCTTATCTGCAGCAAGGGAATTAGCCTTGCTTGGCTACAGTGTAACCATTTTCGAAGCGGAAAAAAATCCAGGCGGATTGAATACTTACGGAATCGTATCCTTCCGGTTGCCACAGAGCATTTCATATTGGGAAGTCGAACAGGTCAAAAGCCTGGATGTTGAAATTAAAACGAATACACGTGTCGGGTCGGATGTTTCTGCTGACCAGCTGGTTGACGATTTCGATGCGGTCATTTTAGCGATCGGTATGTCGGAAGTTCCGAAGCTAGGGATCGAAGGAGAGGATTTCGCTGGGGTCTACGATGCAATCGATTTCGTTAAGGAGACGAAAACGGGAGCCATCAGCGAAAAATTCATTGGGAAGAAGATGGCGGTGATTGGGGCCGGGAACACAGCGATTGATGCTGCGACCTGTTCGGTTCGTCTTGGGGCCGAACAGGTGTCGATCATTTATCGTCGGACCCAAAAGGAAATGACAGCCTATGATTTTGAATTCGAGTTTGCCAAACAAGAAGGGGTCGGGTTTCACTGGCTGACCACCCCCTCAAGGATCTTAGCGGATGAAAGCGGTCATGTAACGGGCATCGAATGTGTGAAGATGGTGCTTAGCGAGGCAGGGGAAGATGGGCGTAGCCGGCCCGTGCCTATATCTGGATCGGAGTTCGTGATACCGGTCGATGGGGTCATCCGTGCCATAGGCCAATCCAGGTATATTGGGCTGATTGAACAATTTGGGATCGAACATGAAGATGGCGTGGTTTTGCTGGAGGCAGACTCCTATAAAACGTCGAATGAAAAAGTATTTGCCTGCGGGGACGTGATTTTCGGAAAAGGTCAAGGGGAGGCGATGGTCGTTTCGGCTGCCCAGCAAGGGAAGGATACGGCTTATGAAATTGATCTGGCCATAATGGGCGAGGCAGTGGATATCGCTTAATAATAATGAAAATTAGGAGGCTTATCATGGCTGATTTATCTATAAATCTTGCAGGTATTAAATCACCCAATCCTTTTTGGCTTGCTTCGGCACCGCCCACCAATTCAGGGTATCAAGTCCAGCGGGCATTCGAGGCTGGATGGGGAGGCGCCGTTTGGAAAACGTTGGGCGATCCCATCCTGAACGTCTCATCACGCTTTGCGGCGGTTAGTTTTAATGGACAGAGAGTTGCCGGTTTCAACAACATTGAATTAATTACCGATCGTCCCCTTGAAGTGAATTTGAAAGAAATATATGAAACGAAAAAGAGGTTCCCCGATCATGCAATCATCGCCTCGGTCATGGTGGAGCCGCAACAGGAAAAATGGCATGAGATCATCAAGCGCATAGAAGATGTAGGGGTTGATGGATACGAGTTGAACTTTGGCTGCCCCCATGGTATGGCTGAACGGGGGATGGGAGCTGCTTCAGGACAGGTTCCTGAACTTGTGGAAAAGCAAACCTATTGGGCAAAGGAAGCTGCATCGAAACCTGTCATCGTCAAGCTTACGCCGAATATAACCGATATTACGGTCACTGCAGAAGCGGCAGTTCGCGGGGGAGCGGATGCAATCAGCATGATCAACACAATCAATTCTTTGGCAGGTGTGGATATCCATTCGTGGAATACGATTCCTCATGTTGGCGGTAAGGGAGCACATGGGGGGTATTGTGGTCCGGCGGTGAAGCCGATC
Coding sequences within:
- the hflX gene encoding GTPase HflX; the encoded protein is MEMEQRAILVGVNLNGQGDFEYSMEELANLTEACDVEVVGTITQNLHRVNSSHFIGTGKIEEVKRLVEYKEANVVIFNDQLSPSQLRNLERDMDCKVIDRTILILDIFAHRAKTKEAQLQVEVAKLQYMLPRLVGLRESLGRQSGGVGTNKGAGEKQLELDRRRIEENISVLNKELELLVAHRQTQRKQRKKNAIPVVSLVGYTNAGKSSIMNALIEMSHPNAEKQVLEKDMLFATLETSVRNIPLPDKKEFLLTDTVGFVSRLPHHLVRAFRSTLEEVVEADLLIHVVDFSNPDHEQQMDITEQTLNEIGIKGIPTIFAYNKADLTDLEIPRVNRNSVYMSAKTKAGLEELIEQIREQIFTDYIRCEMLIPFDQGQLVSFFNENGHITDTEYEESGYRIKLECKKADYEKYIRYIIKSE
- a CDS encoding anti-sigma factor, coding for MNNNPCEWLLDYFNGQLDEVPRRKFENHLAQCQNCREELDELTMLTKDLAFIAEPVDPPSEMKQRILGNVFETEKEEQQPALQQTAEKRRGNGWMKPLLAAVLFASLLGNAYTLLSKDEADNNAGEKRETIDKLQTSVALKPGEGAPFNGRATMVEKNDKTEMIIQAENLEPPEGSQVYQVWLLEKGKPYRAGTFVPNDDGLGVVTYHLDQAGEHEWDTVAITLEPSDDSKIPKGDIILSSEL
- a CDS encoding sigma-70 family RNA polymerase sigma factor, which codes for MNDIDVELYEKVHLGDKQALEKIYDRYEKILYSLSYKVTGQKELAEEAVQEVFIKIWTKKGTYHASKGKFSSWIMTMTRNASIDLLRKRRDIPSDFEYEQIPSENPSVENLIEWKEEGAMLRQAVSELSEEQRKMIHLFYFKGLSQQSIASEFEIPLGTVKGRVRLALKHLRKIIPQKLSKGGELDE
- a CDS encoding NAD(P)-dependent oxidoreductase translates to MTSPLKDQLEMNFQEAERGLSRREALEEANRCLYCYDAPCIQACPTGIDIPTFIKKIASGNYKGSAKTIMTANPVGASCARVCPTEELCEGACVLNHSTKPIMIGNLQRYSTDWAIQNKQALFKAGKKNGKKIAIVGSGPAGLSAARELALLGYSVTIFEAEKNPGGLNTYGIVSFRLPQSISYWEVEQVKSLDVEIKTNTRVGSDVSADQLVDDFDAVILAIGMSEVPKLGIEGEDFAGVYDAIDFVKETKTGAISEKFIGKKMAVIGAGNTAIDAATCSVRLGAEQVSIIYRRTQKEMTAYDFEFEFAKQEGVGFHWLTTPSRILADESGHVTGIECVKMVLSEAGEDGRSRPVPISGSEFVIPVDGVIRAIGQSRYIGLIEQFGIEHEDGVVLLEADSYKTSNEKVFACGDVIFGKGQGEAMVVSAAQQGKDTAYEIDLAIMGEAVDIA
- the preA gene encoding NAD-dependent dihydropyrimidine dehydrogenase subunit PreA, whose protein sequence is MADLSINLAGIKSPNPFWLASAPPTNSGYQVQRAFEAGWGGAVWKTLGDPILNVSSRFAAVSFNGQRVAGFNNIELITDRPLEVNLKEIYETKKRFPDHAIIASVMVEPQQEKWHEIIKRIEDVGVDGYELNFGCPHGMAERGMGAASGQVPELVEKQTYWAKEAASKPVIVKLTPNITDITVTAEAAVRGGADAISMINTINSLAGVDIHSWNTIPHVGGKGAHGGYCGPAVKPIALNMVAECARNPRIDLPISGIGGISNWQDAVEFLLMGSTGVQICTAAMHHGFRIVEDMLEGLSNYLDEKGMASVMDIVGRSVPRYSDWGNLDLNYKVVARINNDVCINCNKCHIACEDTSHQCIDMLKDSAGSSFLRVREEDCVGCNLCSIVCPADGAIDMIELTNELPPMTWNERQAYLGGIENESVDFAK